TATAAGAAGTTCAAAGTTTGGAAATCACAATCTCTATGCTTCACTATTTATTAAATAGCACtttgaaaaaaatagtttaaaaattctATCGTCAATATTTCCAGGTTTTCAAAGTAAACGTTTACAAGGGTTCTTTCCCCAcatacaaggcccggcatggccaagcgtgttaaggcgtgcgattcgtaatctgagggtcgcgggttcgcatccccgtgccacgaaacatgctcgccctttcagccgtgggggcgttataatgttacggtcaatcccacttttcgttggtaaaagagtagcccaagagttggcggtgggtggtgatgactagctgccttccctctagtcttacactgcttaattagggacggctagcacagatagccctcgagtagctttgtgcgaaattcaaaacaaacaaacaaacaaacaaacccacatACAAAGGAAATCTTATTGAAAACTTTAcagaattttattgttttaacatttttataaatatggaagttcaagttcttgtatttcatacgGAATATAATAAATGATCAGATTTACTGGAGAAAGTTCTTCTCAGAAGTAAAATGGAATATTGCCAACATAAAATTTTCCACCCTGATGACGGAGCTCATAAGGACTATAATAGTAAGCTACTATTGGTCCATCCCTGTCTGAGGGGTTGCTGCCAGTCCTAACAGTATAGTAAACTCCGTTTGGTTCCACCTTGAGGAAATTACGGTGGTCAGCATGAGGATCCACTTCACCCTCAGTATCAGAAGCACCATGGAAAATAGCAAATGGATCCTTAGGTCCTGACGTCTCTTTAACATCTACGTCATCGCTTTCACGACGCACTCTAGCGGAATTTGAACGAAGCGCTGTTTTTATAGACTTACTTTCAGTAGCATCCCAGAAACATAACAAAAGGACGaactgtaaaatacaaataataacaacagttcataaatacatttgttgtttgataaaaaaagaaatggGCGGTAAGGTAGACACCTTGCCCGATAAAAAGAAGTGCAATAGTGAATACATTATCCtatctttagaataaaatatattgcgaatttgtattttgtctttaaaaaaagtAGTTACAAATAATATGcatgtaataactatttataaatacacaCTATAAGAGGATGGTAcagtataacaatatttcattctttattatacatgctacaaagtattttattatttcaatatttcattctttattgtacatgctacaaagtattttattattgtactatATTAAGCTTTTGTCTTCATTTCGGTTATCTAATGTACGTTGACCAAACACCTACGTCCAACTCTGTTCCTACTCCATGTTATGACTCAAATTTAACTTTCTCTCTGTATATTATCGCAATTACTCTTTAATCAAATATCTCTACTTGCTATATCCGACAATACTctaatgatttattaaatatgCTTTGAGTTTTCATACATTAGATTTTATAATCCATACGGTTTATGAAGTTTACATATTTTCATCATCACAATGATACATCTATATCATTGTACACTCTGGGTGACTTTTTTATGCCTCAGTTTTTAGGTTGTTGACCTCATCTAGAGATAAAAGCGTCTAAcaaaccattatttattttttgcatgtcTGAATGTAaccattcaaattattttaccaGGATTCTCTCAACTGtgttttcaacattattatatttttacaaacgTAAGTTATCTCTGCCAGCTATATGTAGTTTAAAAACTGTGTCACGCGTACGTTTTAGAGAAGATatattctttgttcttttttattttaaaaatactaaaaagcTTCGATATGACAGAGAGTCAACTGCCTTTGTTCAGGTTAATTATAACACACGTCAGCTGATCTATTTGAAAGTCCTGCTATTTCTTTCTTTCAGCTTTCTCTCATATTTCAAACTAATGTCATAAATCTCTGTATagtatagtttgttgttgttttttttaaattcgcgcaaagctacaagagggccacctgcgctagccatctctaacttagcagtatagGACTATaaaaaaggtagctagtcatcaccacccaccgtcaactcttaaactactcttttaccaatgaatagtgggatcaacATATGTATTATAACACCCCTGAGGTTGAAAGTGCaaccatgtttggtatgacgggaaatAGATCCGCGGCcgtcagattaggagtcgagcaccctaaccaccaaaTCATGGCGGGCCTGCTGTAATAGGATGGTTATAAAATCCTTGACTTTGAAAAAATCTCGTTCTCCAGCTCCATAAACTATTTTTGGAAACGAAAcccttgttataaatattttatgcgCTGTTGTTTTCCTGTTTTTGTACAtaattaaacaagaataaatatatttccaaGTCAAcgaaagagaaaaagaaaaacaaccaagTTCCTTCTTTTTATTTAAGCGATAGAAATTTCGTAATcctgtttaaaacattattattgctCTTACCCACCCACAGCATACAGTTggtttaataatgaaaacaaacgaAGTGACATTTTCACTGTAGTAAGTAAGTATGAAAGATTAACTTACCAAGTATAACGTTTTCATTGTGATTTACCGAGAATCTTAAATTGTAACAGTGACCTTTAGCTAATTTATAGCAACCCAGACTTCACAATGTTGCTTGAAATTCAAGGTTCGTTGCAGACGTCTGATTAAACAAGCAGTGGCAGAGTAGTTTCGTCTAAAGCATGGTCGTGTCTGGGATGGAAGTAAAATTCCTGAAGACGGTTTTATACCACTACGCCCACACACACACCATTCCACCTTGCCTTATAAAGACAACTTACGGTCGTTCTGTTCACCCACCAAAGTAGTTTAGCTCTTACCTCATCAAACGAAGATTTTTAACTCGTTTCAAGGTCTCTGATCTTTGTTATGTAGGTACAGGcctgttgcattattaaattacaGCTTGTCTTGGCATCTCTTTCAAAGCATAATTTGTACACGTATACTctactgaagaaaaaaattatttcaaggaCACTAACTTTTAGTTCTGCAGCACAAAGAaggtaaatgaaataaaaatgtttccagAAGGATCAGAGATAAATTTAAGGACTTAAACGCTAAAATGCAGGGTTCGATTCCAGCGGTTAACAGTGTGCAGattgttttgtgtagttttgtgctaaaaacaGTAAcgacataaaaatatatataatcgtCTGTGAAATTAAGCTTCTTTTACGCTTTGATTGAATGATCAGAGTGCTATTCTATTTCAAGCAGTTTTGCTGGAACTTTCCTAACTAAGAAAAAATTTGAAGTTTACGTAACAGTATGTTAATTTGATTATTCCTACGCACTTTGTTCCTAGAACGCCGAATTACCTAACGAAAACAGCTATTATATTAGAGAAGCACAATGCAATGCCTCGTTAATCATGTTCGGTTCTTTATCAACAGACATGGATCTTTTTTTGGCTGGACAATAAAACATAATGTTCTACATAAGTCCACCAAGCTATATCAAAATGACGTCATTTTTATTGAGTTATAGACAAAAAATGGTACGAAAAATTAGTCTCCATTTACCTGATAGAGTATTTTCTTGGAGTTTCGTGACCTTTATATGACCTTGACCCTTCAAATATTAACCATCTTTAAATTGGATCGTAGTCCGAACCTATACCAACTTTCTCCAAATATTCAGTCGTTTTCGAGAAATTatgctgacaaacacacacacaaacacatatttaatcgtgctacacaaaaaataaattaaataaaaagtcacCCCCGATGGATCAGTCCATTGATAAAACAATGATTTCCCCAATTTTTCACAACCAGATCATAGCTTCAATGAGAATGATGCAGTCCTctttcttaattaaaatattatattgattagcAATCGTGAAATACACCGTTGTAATATATTACACAGAGAGGCCCTTGATTGCCACCAAGCGATGGTTTCCATAGCTTTCTCTGTGGCTAATATGTTAGAGGATTCTTTCCTCCACCTCTTGGAATTTCCAACACCGTTGAAGTTTGATTTTAGAGATTATTATCTCGAAATAAGCAGTAATGGTCTATTAAAAGTAAGAAGAAgaaattaacaacatataaatgtgtgtgtacaCGCTCACATGTTCTGTTTCATTAATCATTGTTTCATAACTCTTTTCTAGTTGCCAAGCGTTAAGCCTGCGTGCTTACGACACTAGGAATCCGGTTTCGTTACCCGTTAGACAAAGCACAGTTAGTCCATTACATAGTTCTGTGTTCAACGATCAACCaacttttattatatctttacaaGATCCCTGTAATAATCAATACCAAAAAAGGTACACTTATTTGCTTATTTTCCAAGaggcatggctaggtggctaaggcactcgacttgcagtctgtgagagtcgcgggtttgcatcctcgtcgtaccaaacatgctcgccctttaagttgtggaggcgttataatattacggtcgaTCTCACTATTAATTGGTTAAAACGTAACCCAAGGGTTagcggtaggtggcgatgactagctacttttcctctagttttacactgctaaattagggacagctagcacagatagctctcgtgtagctttgcgcgaaattcaaaaataaacaaacataaatcttTTAAGAAATAATCTCTAGGATCCGTAGTTATCAAAACGCATTCGTGAAGCAAATATGCTTGTTTAGCGTAAAGttgtataagttttaaattaactCTGAGTAGCAAGAATTCTGGATCCCATTCCACGCACATTTCTTATGATTACCCTCCTGTTATGGATTCCGAAGGATTCAAAACATGCCAAATACACAACACGGATGTCATCGCTATCTCCTCCAACAGGACTTCATATTCGGAATTCCTGTCTGCGGCTAATTAATAGCGTCTGAAATACGTGAAATTCTTTGTATAAGATAAATGAAATCGGCATCAGGAACTTCGTttcctctttatttttcaacaaaaccTGTAGAAattcacaagaaaaaaaacaaagcacaaaGCCTTGGTGTATTATTTGGGAAAACAACGATTTTCcctctttttgtttttcacaatcaGATcgtaagttaaataataataatacgcaCTATTTTCTTAGCCAAAGATATTCCCTGAAAATTACACTGGTTGGTATACGCAGCGAATCCACCGTTGtagtatattataaagaaatggtatTGAATATCATCAAATGATGGCTTAcaagatatatttttcattttattttcacaggataagggtttgtttgtttgtttttttgaatttcgcgcaaagctacacgagggttatttgtgttaaccgtccctaatttagcagtgtaagaatagaataAAGACggctactcatcaccatccaccgccaactcttgggcaactcttttgccaacgaatagtgggattgaccgtcacatcataatacccccacagctgaaagggcgagcatgtttgatgcgacggggatccTAGCCCACGTCACTCAGATAACTAGTCGACCGTTTTAACACACGTAACCATGCCGGACCCACAGGATAAGGAAGTTTGAATGATACTTAGCCTTGAAAATTGTGAAAAATTCCACTGCTTTCGACATTTATTCCTTGGAAAGGTTCCACAAGTTTGCGAATTTTGCACACTTTTTTCCAACAGTAATGTTTATCAGATCTCTTCATTTTTCGCGAATGGTAAAGAGTTGcagtaaaaagtttaaatattcaataaacctAACTAATCAGCaaataaagcatttttattttcGACGTTTTGCTGTAtgaattttggtttggtttgatttgaatttctcagaaaactactcaagagctatctccgcttgccgtccctaatttagcagtatgagactagaggaagacagctagctagtcatcaccacccaccgccaactattggactactcttttaccaacgaatattgggattgatggtcacattataacgcttcaacggctgaaagggagagcttgtttgatgtgacgggaattcgaactcgccaccctcagattatgagtcacgtgccttaaccacctgactggCTGGGCCTTATCAGTTTTATCAAGGAACTAATTATatcataaacaaagaaataacttaATGTGAACTGTTAATTGTTAATTAATACAACAGAGGataattataatatgtttgtgATGTATCACTCCATTCACCAACAACAGAAAAGGTCAATGAACTCTACGATGTAGAATAGGGTAtagttatatatgtttattaaatacataaaaagatTAAGCAACTTTATTGTTCGTATAAACTAAATCAATTATATATACAGCCAAATATTGactaaaatatcatattaaagaTAGTGAGTGCCGTTCTACAAGCCCCTCAGTAGTTCAGCGACAAGTTCGCTTTTTGCTGTTAATCGCGAAGTTACGCCATAGGCTATTTGCgctgtgcccactacgggtatcaaaacgtAGTTTCCGGTGTTACAAGCCTTCAACTGTACCACTGAATTAATATGGTAAACTCAGCAGTAATACTACGGGTTTATAACTTAAAGACTGAGTGTCAATATTCCTGGTAGCACAGCGAAGATATGTGATATTGTGCTTAACAACACACAAACCTTTCCAAGAAACAGCCACTAGTCGTCTCATTCACGTGACGAGGTTCCATTTGACagtgtattttaactttttaagccATTGTTTTTTAGCTAATTAACAGTGTATTAATTTAGTAATAgagaataatgttatttattttattgagcTGCCCCATTAATTACTAAGcggttaaagtttaaatattatttcagctAGGAGTGACTCAACGTATTCTCTACATTCACACGAGGTCCGGACGTGACCCAGACGATTAGCGAGCTGGACTGTAAATTCATGACTCGTGTTCCTTTACCATAAGAACACATTCCGCACAATGATAACATTAGAAGAAACCCAAAATTCGATCCCAAGAGTTTGATAGCGAGTATTATTAATTAGCTTCTTTCCTTCTATTCTGCCCCCCTCTCACAAATGGCTTAGgtgtaagtctgaaggcttataacgataTAAATGAGGTTTTGGTACCCATGGTGGGTCCAGTGCAAATAGTCCACATTGTATCTATGCTCTCATTAACGGGCAAACTGTCTAGTATTGCAGTtgaaaactagggacggctaacgcaaatatcCCTTGTGTCCTATTGctcaaacatacaaaacaaacaagagattTCCATGTTTTTCCttcgagacattttttttcttcaagatatATCCAGTTATTCTATAGTTAGCTGTAAATGTTCGTATACCGGTACGAGTATGTCGTTTGTATTTCCTTATTGTACTCGGAAATAAGACGATGTTTAAGACCAGTCTTTTCAATACAAAACTGGTTACATTCTTTACCTTAGCCTCACGTTCACAACACACCATACAAAACTGGTTACATTCTCTACCTTAGCCTCACGTTCACAACACGCTATATAAAACTGGTTACATTCTCTACCTTAGCCTCATGTTCACAACACACCATACAAAACTGGTTACATTCTCTACCTTAGCCTCACGTTCACAACACGCTATATAAAACTGGTTACATTCTCTACCTTAGCCTCACGTTCACAACACACCATATAAAACTGGTTACATTCTCTATCTTAGCCTCACGTTCACAACACATCGTATAAAACTGGTTACATTCTCTACCTTAGCCTCACGTTCACAACACACCATATAAAACTGGTTACATTCTCTGCCTTAGCCTCACGTTCACAACACACCATATAAAACTGGTTACATTCTCTACCTTAGCCTCACGTTCACAACACACCATATAAAACTGGTTACATTCTCTGCCTTAGCCTCACTTTCACAACACGCCCATCGTCACGTAAGAAAGTTTTCGCTCTTTAGTTCAATGAATAATTTCTGTTAATGGAGGAAGTAGTATCTGGGATCTTGGGTTTTAGCTCGAATTGACTGAGTTAATCTAAATaaattcatttcatatttttatagatatatatagaaaAATCTATTTGAAAACGGATTATGTCGTTTCATCTTCTTCGGATCTTCTGTTATCTAATATATGTTACATCGTAAGGAAACAAGATCAGTAAACATATCAAAAAGCTCATTTGTAACAATGGTGTGCCTAAGCCTACTTACCATATTTTACTCTATTTTAAAACTGGAAGTTTCAGTATGATGGATGTTACATGTAAAAGTACTGCGTTTTGACTTAGACAATTAATTGCAACCACGTATAacgtatagttttattatttaaggtATGTTTTATCTCATTATTTGCATGAGAAATACGCTATTCTGATGGCAGGTTTTACTGTTTCTCAGTGTCAGACAGTGAAACATATTATCATTTACTGCTTTTATACTTTTAGGAAACATTCCAAGTTTGAGCAGTGTTTAATAAATACCGAAAAATGTATATTTGGAAGTTTGTGATTTCTGGACTCTTGTATCGTCAACCGAGTAGGAgagacatttttattattattttgtaatacctATATTTGCGTACTTTCGTGGTTTTTCATTTTTCAGAGTTACAGCACCTTAGATTACGCTATCCCCGAGCCCTGAATATTTCATGCTGAAACGCAAGTTCAACAAAGAGCACTCTTACAGTTTTATACACAcgattaagttaaaaaaaaaaaaagatatgttagcgtaaaataattttacagattATCTTAAGATTAGGAAACTATTTATAATGTGTTTCACTATCTTAATTATAAACGAAGAACCTTAGAATAATGTCtggagaaataaatatttatcattaattaaaGTAAACGACTTCTGAATTATggttataacataaatattaattggTCCATATGAATAAACATTTCACGAGCTTATGCAGTTTATGTGGTTTTCAGTACAAAACAAcatatctgtttttgtttcttttattgtgtGTATGTTCCCCAGGGGTCTgcacagataaaactaaagttaaataattaattttatttcatcataatGGATATTAAGTGTAAGAAGAAACAGAGAATGTCTTCCAAGTTTACGAAATTGAAAGTGctatagtaaaaataattactattatttattggATTCTAAGTCCTTTGTATCAGGATTGATAAGTGTGTTAATATGTACATGTAGTAAGTgtaattatgatgtttttattcCCTATTCTAGAAAGAGTGGTCGAATATAGAAATAAGAACTTACCACGCTAAAATTCAAAATTCAGTTCCCGCGatagacacagcacagataatctatCCTAAAGCTTTTCACTTAACAGTGAGCAAACCTTATAAGATTTTACCTAAAATAACGTCGTTAGATACGTTATCAAAATGTGAAAAAGATATACAAACAAATGTGCtacaaataatgtttcagtgctaATCCTATTCATTAATGTATTAgtcttatataataaaataatttacattatgtaaCGTACCTACATAACCTATGCCACCTGTACCATACATTTTCCATAtgtatcaaacataaaatattttacttgtttggtCGTCTCCAAAACAGTCATTAACCCTTTCAGGATTGGCACACTGAGCGAGATACAAGGGTTAATATTTGCATGATAATATGCAAAAATGTATCACATTACTATGAGCGATTTGTGTATTCTTGTAATAAGTCGCCGCAGATGCGACTTATGGCACCATCGTACGGCAAACCAGTTTCAAACATACCTATAACATATCGAATAGCCATTACCACTGTTAAAGTTCACACGCTAATTGTGAAAACTGGGAACTCTCCAATATGCCCATCCGGACAGAAAGGTATTATTAACAAGTTAAGCATCTTTCAATGTAAAATGTTATTGCGCTTATCaagaaaatacaaactaaaaacatGCTCCCCTGATACACTGATATCTGTCAGAGAGTTTACGCCACCccaccccaaaaaaaaaaaatcagagattttacataacataaaaattgtttgttgtgtATGTTGGAAATAGTTCCTGAATAAACCATAAGGGGGAAATATTGAGTATTAAACAGTGTTTACCCTGAAGAAAGGTCGTTTGTGTACTCACTATATTAAATGAGTTCAATCAAACGTCTAAGTCTACAACAGCGTTTCAACGAATCAAAGCACGTGTTCATGCTATTCCCTTCTATAACATACCTGTGAAATCACCTTTACTGCGCATGCGCCCGTGGACTTTTGTTCTTTCTAAAAGTGATCTCGAAAACTACGTCTACGAACAATAGAAAATTGTCAAGGTGTATGGCCTAGTTACCTTGCCGTCTTTCGTCCTATACTCAAATATTTATGATAGAAACTATGGTGTCCTACACCACAATACATGTAGTTTATAAACACGGTTTTCAAATTGAGCACTCGATAATGTAGGACGTAGTTTCAAAAACAACACGAAATCTAGATCACCCTTCTTATAAAGCTCAATATAACTCTCTCCAGCTGGTATAAGCCCCACTCtctgtggctcagcagtaagtctgaaaatatatataacgcTGAAACTcaagtttcgatatccatggtgggcataATACAAATacccaattatgtagctttgtgtttaactacaaataaaaaaaaacatttataacaaaaatcaTATATTGCCGAGGGAAACTGTTTCATTAGAGTTTGGCTTACTTTTAATACATAGTTGTATAAAATGACCCCCTCCCCGCGAATCAGAGATAGCTTtctggacttataacgctaaaattcgaggttcgattcctcgcgatgACCCAAATGAAATTAAGCCGTTTTTTAGTcagtaaacaacaatataaactgtttttacttGTTGATATCATCTAAGGATATGTTTGTCGTTTAATGTCACTATACTGATAAAGATaccaaaataaattcaaaataataaattacctttAATGTTCTCGGTATGAAAATTTGAGGAAACGATCACAACGTGTTTCCTGATGGCTAAGAGATGAGTCTGAGGTTTTATGATGGTAAAAAagtcgagttttgatacccgcagtgggcagagcacagatagcccactgtttagctttacgcttaacaacaaacggaCCATCACGATCTTTAGCAGTTTGTTTTTCTCATCCAAAATGGCGCGgctatttgttttcaattttttgtttatcCGCAGGACATTATTACAAAACCACTTATATTTGATTTCGTGGCCCATAATAGAACCAAGTTAAATAAAATGACGTCTAACATAAAAATCTGTATATTATTTACAAGCGAAAATTAATCTGTATATGAttcacaagtttaaaatattgaaattatgaGTACCTAATAATACTGAGTTAAAATTACTTGGACATTTTATAAGGGGAGATATCATTCAATGTCTTATTATGTCTTTTTTTTACAGCTTATCATAACTCCAGGATAATCCCAAAATTATTTGATTGACTtccttttttatgtgtgtgttcaacagtttgtataaaattttacattcttttcagtttttttttgctattttcaaCAGCAGTACAATTTCTCTTCAGGTATTGTCCTAAATGAATGGAAAACAGCTTTGTAAACAAAGGTATTAAAACCCTACAGTTTGTTTTTCCTGCAATAATGTCTTCGATATAAATAATACTCGAATGgagaaacattaattatataacacgtgtgtgtgtgttttcttatagcaaagccacatcgggctatcagctgagcccaccgaggggaatcaaactcctgattttagcattgtaaatccgtattATATAACACCATGGttgttttagtgttttatgaattttatgacACCAGGGCTGTTTAAgagcttttttttaattatataacccCAGATtttttaggttgttgtttttttcagttatatagCACCAGAGCTGTTTAAgtgtgcgtttttttttttaaattataaaacaccATGGTTACTTTAGTGAggtgttttaataatttgtattgttcatGAGCGGGaatttttaaaacctaaaacagtaaatataaaacattgggTTCTGTTGAAGTATCATTCTGTTTCTTGTTTACACCCTAAAAACTTACAACTAGAAATCTGAGAGTAAATCAACAGTAAGGAACACGTAAACACAGTCGTCGTTACCAAAAGTGGTAATAAAGACCTGGTCACAGTATTATTACACTGACATAATAATATCCAGGCTGACGTGATTCTCTTGAAGTGACCAAAGTGTCTTGTTATCTTCTCATTTTAAATCATTGTCTCGTGATTTCCTTGAGTCAAACTGACTATTTCATTACCTTCCATAATCATTTCTATTCTATCATCTCGTAGCCAGTACTTTGTACTAGTCGCTCGTTAGTCTTCGTACTGAACACTTACAGATTAGTTACttgtaatatacaatatttcagatcTTCTTCTTTGGGTAGAGGTAAAAGGCCAAATTCATCCCACGCCGAGATGGTGCGTAGGATCCAGTGCTGAATTCCAAATAAAGATTACATAATAAGgtgatttgaaacaaatatagcaaagaaaaatatttctaaacatacttcattTAATGATGTAGCTGTTATTATGACAATTACAGTATAGTGACACA
This sequence is a window from Tachypleus tridentatus isolate NWPU-2018 chromosome 5, ASM421037v1, whole genome shotgun sequence. Protein-coding genes within it:
- the LOC143250690 gene encoding uncharacterized protein LOC143250690, translating into MKTLYLFVLLLCFWDATESKSIKTALRSNSARVRRESDDVDVKETSGPKDPFAIFHGASDTEGEVDPHADHRNFLKVEPNGVYYTVRTGSNPSDRDGPIVAYYYSPYELRHQGGKFYVGNIPFYF